Proteins from a single region of Balnearium lithotrophicum:
- a CDS encoding helix-turn-helix domain-containing protein gives MKQLKKFKGTSLHISNTPFKKTIKRGTKIKTKLDLTKDPNVRKRLKWIQHYEKHQNARLTCRYFGISPTTFYKWKNRYKKYGLEGLKDRNKRPHRVRQPQIEPELEFLIITVREKFPTWSKEKISVFIEKYLDIKVSPSTIYRVLKRNNLIERTRKLTWNFKKR, from the coding sequence ATGAAACAATTAAAGAAATTCAAAGGAACATCCCTGCACATATCAAATACACCCTTCAAAAAAACAATCAAAAGAGGAACGAAAATCAAAACCAAACTCGACCTAACAAAAGACCCAAACGTGAGAAAAAGACTTAAATGGATTCAACACTACGAAAAACACCAAAATGCAAGACTAACCTGCAGATACTTCGGAATAAGTCCAACTACCTTCTACAAATGGAAAAATAGATACAAAAAGTACGGTTTAGAAGGCCTCAAAGACAGAAACAAAAGACCCCACAGAGTAAGACAACCTCAGATAGAACCAGAACTTGAATTCCTCATAATCACAGTGAGGGAAAAATTCCCTACCTGGAGCAAAGAAAAAATATCAGTCTTTATAGAAAAATACCTCGATATAAAAGTCTCTCCTTCAACCATCTACAGAGTTTTAAAGAGAAACAATCTGATAGAAAGAACCAGAAAACTCACATGGAACTTTAAGAAAAGAAA